A single genomic interval of Gammaproteobacteria bacterium harbors:
- a CDS encoding type II toxin-antitoxin system VapC family toxin, whose translation MSGILVDSNVILDVFEDDPVWFEWSASVLEWYGHSNALYINPIVYYEVSIGFNRIEDLEAALTQAGFQYIPIPKEALFLAGKVFLRYRRRAGAKTLPLPDFYISAHAAVDHLQLMTRDVARFRTNYPTVKLISPRRQSL comes from the coding sequence GTGAGTGGAATACTCGTCGACTCGAACGTCATTCTGGATGTGTTTGAAGATGATCCGGTCTGGTTCGAGTGGTCGGCATCCGTCCTGGAATGGTACGGTCACTCCAACGCCTTATACATCAACCCGATCGTGTACTACGAGGTTTCCATTGGCTTCAACCGTATCGAGGATCTGGAAGCGGCGCTGACGCAAGCCGGCTTTCAGTACATACCGATTCCTAAAGAGGCCTTGTTTCTGGCGGGAAAGGTGTTCTTGCGCTACCGAAGACGCGCGGGCGCGAAAACTTTGCCGCTACCTGATTTCTACATCAGCGCACATGCCGCCGTAGATCATTTGCAGTTGATGACACGCGATGTCGCACGCTTCCGAACCAATTACCCGACCGTAAAGTTGATCTCACCGCGGCGCCAGTCTCTTTGA
- a CDS encoding leucine--tRNA ligase produces the protein MQEQFEAAAIERQAQAHWDAQDTFRASERAGAEKFYCLCMFPYPSGRLHMGHVRNYTIGDVISRYQRMQGKNVLQPMGWDAFGLPAENAAIKHRVPPARWTYENIDYMRAQLKRLGFGYDWARELATCRPEYYRWEQWFFLRLLEKGLVYKKKAAVNWDPVDRTVLANEQVIDGRGWRSGATVERREIPQWFLKITDYADQLLDDLDALADWPAQVLTMQRNWIGKSEGVEIRFPYDEGALKVFTTRADTLMGATYVAVAAEHPLATRAAQDDPKVAAFIEACRKRSVTEAELATQEKQGVPTALTVRHPLTDEPLPVWVANYVLMAYGEGAVMAVPAHDERDFEFARLYGLPIRQVLEHVLWRAKPWRERYPSSAEYQYYSFDSALWKDWYVSKNIDDVLIVNSGKYDDLSPEDAIDAIAADLAAKGLGEKRTQFRLRDWGVSRQRYWGCPIPIINCGKCGAVPVPDEQLPVLLPEDVAFEGVTSPLKTDPDFYRTECPGCHGPAERETDTFDTFFESSWYYARFCAPDNDKAMLDARTDYWLPVDQYIGGVEHAVLHLLYARFFHKLMRDAGLVKGEEPFARLLTQGMVLNGGVKMSKSKGNTVDPQALIERFGADTVRLFVMFAAPPDQSLEWSESGVEGAHRFLKRLWRQVYAHVNDAAIGADAAMPDDAIRQLRRKLHETIAKVSDDVGRRYTFNTAIAANMELLNELGRFEDHTEQGRAVTQETLEAIVLMLSPIVPHIAHSLWQALGHIDAIVDCQWPEIDHAALERDTVALVVQVNGKLRGHIEVPADSDRKRIEQTALSNENVQRFIEGKQVRKLIVVPGRLVNIVAG, from the coding sequence ATGCAGGAACAATTCGAGGCGGCCGCCATCGAGCGCCAGGCGCAGGCTCACTGGGACGCGCAGGATACATTCCGCGCCTCCGAGCGGGCCGGCGCGGAGAAATTCTATTGCCTGTGCATGTTCCCGTATCCCAGCGGCCGCCTGCACATGGGGCACGTGCGCAATTACACCATCGGCGATGTCATCAGCCGTTATCAGCGTATGCAGGGCAAAAACGTCCTGCAGCCGATGGGCTGGGATGCGTTTGGTCTGCCCGCGGAAAACGCGGCGATCAAGCACCGTGTGCCGCCCGCGCGCTGGACGTATGAAAACATCGACTACATGCGCGCTCAGCTCAAGCGTTTAGGGTTCGGCTACGACTGGGCGCGTGAACTGGCAACCTGCCGGCCAGAATACTACCGTTGGGAACAGTGGTTTTTTCTGCGTCTGCTAGAGAAAGGTCTGGTGTACAAAAAAAAGGCGGCAGTGAACTGGGACCCGGTCGATCGGACCGTGCTGGCCAACGAGCAGGTGATCGACGGCCGTGGCTGGCGCTCCGGCGCGACGGTCGAGCGTCGCGAGATCCCGCAGTGGTTCCTGAAGATCACCGACTACGCGGACCAGTTGCTTGACGATCTGGACGCGCTTGCCGACTGGCCCGCGCAAGTTCTTACCATGCAGCGCAACTGGATCGGGAAAAGCGAAGGCGTGGAAATCCGTTTTCCGTACGACGAGGGCGCGCTGAAAGTATTCACCACCCGCGCCGATACCTTGATGGGCGCGACCTACGTGGCGGTCGCCGCCGAACATCCGCTGGCTACGCGCGCGGCACAAGACGATCCCAAGGTCGCCGCTTTTATCGAGGCCTGCCGCAAGCGCAGTGTGACCGAAGCCGAGCTTGCGACGCAAGAAAAGCAGGGCGTGCCGACGGCATTGACGGTGCGGCATCCGTTGACGGACGAGCCGTTGCCGGTGTGGGTCGCGAACTATGTGCTGATGGCTTACGGAGAGGGCGCGGTAATGGCGGTGCCGGCGCACGATGAGCGGGATTTCGAGTTTGCGCGGCTGTACGGGTTGCCGATCAGGCAGGTTCTTGAACATGTTCTCTGGCGGGCAAAGCCTTGGAGAGAACGTTATCCAAGCTCCGCTGAATACCAGTATTACAGCTTCGATTCCGCCCTATGGAAAGATTGGTATGTGTCAAAGAATATCGATGATGTCCTTATAGTTAATTCAGGCAAATATGACGACTTAAGCCCTGAGGATGCGATTGACGCCATTGCCGCCGATCTGGCCGCTAAAGGTCTGGGCGAGAAGCGCACGCAGTTCCGGCTGCGCGACTGGGGCGTTTCGCGTCAGCGTTACTGGGGATGTCCGATACCGATCATCAACTGCGGCAAATGCGGCGCCGTGCCAGTGCCGGACGAGCAACTACCCGTGCTGTTGCCGGAGGACGTGGCGTTCGAAGGCGTCACCTCACCGCTCAAGACCGATCCGGATTTTTATCGAACCGAATGCCCTGGGTGCCACGGCCCGGCCGAGCGCGAGACCGATACGTTCGATACGTTTTTCGAATCCTCGTGGTATTACGCGCGCTTTTGCGCACCCGATAACGACAAGGCCATGCTGGATGCGCGTACCGATTACTGGCTGCCGGTGGATCAGTACATCGGCGGCGTGGAGCACGCGGTGCTGCATCTGCTGTATGCGCGTTTTTTCCACAAGCTCATGCGCGACGCCGGGCTGGTCAAGGGCGAGGAGCCTTTCGCGCGCCTGCTGACCCAGGGCATGGTGCTCAACGGTGGCGTTAAGATGTCCAAATCCAAGGGCAACACCGTCGATCCGCAGGCGCTTATCGAGCGTTTCGGCGCCGACACTGTACGCCTGTTCGTGATGTTCGCTGCGCCGCCGGATCAGTCGCTGGAATGGTCCGAGTCCGGTGTGGAGGGCGCGCATCGCTTCCTCAAGCGTTTGTGGCGGCAGGTTTACGCGCACGTGAACGATGCCGCGATCGGCGCGGACGCGGCAATGCCCGACGATGCGATCAGGCAATTGCGCCGCAAGCTGCACGAAACTATCGCCAAGGTGAGCGATGATGTGGGCCGGCGTTATACCTTCAACACCGCCATCGCCGCCAATATGGAACTGCTGAACGAGCTTGGGCGTTTCGAAGACCACACTGAACAAGGCCGGGCTGTCACGCAGGAAACGCTGGAAGCCATCGTGCTTATGCTGTCCCCGATCGTGCCGCACATCGCGCACAGTCTGTGGCAGGCGCTGGGTCACATCGATGCCATCGTGGATTGCCAGTGGCCTGAGATAGACCACGCCGCGCTGGAGCGCGACACCGTGGCGCTGGTGGTGCAGGTCAACGGCAAACTGCGCGGACATATCGAAGTACCCGCGGACAGTGACCGCAAGAGAATCGAACAAACGGCGCTGAGCAACGAGAACGTGCAACGCTTCATCGAAGGAAAGCAGGTGCGCAAGCTGATCGTGGTGCCCGGCAGGCTTGTCAATATCGTGGCCGGCTAA
- a CDS encoding zinc ribbon-containing protein gives MTEPEHQDPHQDHRVGVYNRMMERVRHTLENAEHSARPTLEHAIERARARAVELGETTREDAGGVADFLRRDLSEMGRYVNETGKEYSDWFHMDVELIEAKLLDLFTSVADQTKLELAQWAAQANDSGGYRSGEITAAGTLECTSCAEQLTFAKAGRIPLCPNCQDDEFTRLSR, from the coding sequence ATGACTGAACCGGAACATCAGGACCCTCATCAGGACCACCGCGTTGGCGTCTACAATCGCATGATGGAGCGGGTGCGACACACGCTGGAGAACGCGGAGCACAGCGCGCGCCCTACTCTGGAACATGCCATCGAGAGGGCGCGCGCACGAGCGGTGGAACTGGGCGAAACCACGCGCGAGGACGCCGGGGGCGTAGCCGATTTTCTGCGGCGCGACTTAAGCGAGATGGGCCGCTACGTCAACGAAACCGGCAAGGAATATAGCGACTGGTTTCACATGGACGTGGAGCTGATCGAAGCGAAACTGCTGGATCTGTTCACCAGCGTCGCCGACCAGACCAAACTCGAACTCGCGCAATGGGCCGCGCAAGCCAATGACAGCGGCGGTTATCGCAGCGGCGAGATCACGGCGGCTGGCACCCTGGAATGCACGTCGTGCGCGGAGCAGCTAACGTTTGCGAAGGCGGGGCGTATTCCGTTGTGCCCGAATTGTCAGGACGATGAATTTACACGTCTCTCCAGGTGA
- a CDS encoding IS110 family transposase, whose protein sequence is MLAFLADPARFDNGRAVAAFAGGLNPRQHRSGSSVNGKTRLSKVGRAYLRKALYMPAMVALYKTTWGKRYRGRLLERGKPAMLIIGAMMRKLIQFAYRSPTARLNRVNHSIQNCMRVDSDNSIYKSL, encoded by the coding sequence CTGCTCGCGTTCCTGGCCGACCCGGCGCGCTTCGATAATGGCCGTGCGGTGGCAGCCTTCGCCGGCGGTCTCAATCCCCGCCAGCACCGCTCGGGATCCAGCGTCAACGGCAAAACACGACTGTCCAAGGTCGGTCGTGCGTATCTGCGCAAGGCGCTGTACATGCCCGCCATGGTGGCCCTCTACAAAACCACCTGGGGCAAACGGTATCGCGGCCGTCTCCTTGAGCGTGGCAAACCAGCCATGCTCATCATCGGCGCCATGATGCGTAAACTGATCCAGTTCGCCTACAGGTCGCCTACAGCGCGCTTAAATCGGGTCAATCATTCAATCCAGAACTGCATGCGGGTTGACTCGGATAACAGTATCTACAAAAGCTTATAG